The DNA segment GTAAATATTGGGAACCTCTTTAAGTTTTTTATTATTGTTGGATCAAGGAAATCTGAAAATTTTACCTCCTTAAATAGAAATTTCTCCATGGCTAGATTATACATGAATTGAGTGTCTTCCAAGTAACTTTCAAAGTCCTTAAACTGAGAAAGGTCATCATAAAATTCCTCTTTTCTCTCTAGAACATTCAACTTCCCTGTATATAAAGAAAATAAAGGGTTAAGTTTCATTATTTGAGGAGGTTCCTCTCCTACCTCATGGAAGAATTTTTCGAAGACTTCAGGCATTAGATACCATGAAGGTCCCATGTCAAATGAGAATTCCTCATATGAGAAACTTCTAGCCCTTCCGCCAGGCTGATCTAACTTTTCTATTACAGTTACTTCCTCTCCCTTCTTGCTCAAATAAAGTGCAGTTGAAAGTCCTCCTATTCCAGCTCCTACTATTACTACTTTCATGCTTTCTGCCTCGCTTCTTCCGGTATCTTATCTATTCCTCTTATTACCAGAAGGAAACCCCAATTTCCTCTACCTTCGCGATGATGTACGTCGTGAACAAGTATTAACTCCCTAAAAGGTTGATGTTTTAAACCCCAAGAACGTAGATGTAGATGTCTATCATGTATTATCATGTCATGCACGAAAACGTAAGCTGCACCGTAAGCTGTCATTCCTAAAGCAACTGCAAAAGGAAGCGGATTTCCAGTTCTCAACCACTCAACAAACAAGAGTATTGCAATACCAGCGAAAATTATTCCAAATGCATCGTTCTTTTCAAGTTCAGCTTGTTTCTCCCTATGATGATCCTCGTGTAGGAACCAAAGAGCTCCGTGCATTACGTACTTATGAAGGAGCCTAGCTAAGAATTCCATTCCTAAGAAGGAGAGGACTCCAATCAAAGTGAGCTCTAACGTTTCTAACATATATTAAAGAGGAGAAAGATAGTATAAAAGGATTTATTAGTTGAATTTTAATTCTCCCTTTTAAACAACCGTAAGAAATTTCTTTACGCTATTACTTAATCTGGATATTTAGATAAATATAGCCATGGAGAATATACTTAACACCATTTTCAAGAAGTCCAGCACAACTTACTACAATAGCACGCTCCTATTCCCTCGAGAGATTAGGAGCGATGTTACAAAACTTTATGCCTTCGTCCGGGTTTTTGATGATCTAGTCGACTCTGTTCCACAGAAGGTAGAAGAATTTTACGCATTAAGAGAGTTATATTATAAGGAACTTGATAAAGGCTCTGGTGCAAATGTAGTAATATCAAACTTCGTTGAGTTAATGAGGAGAAAAGGATTTAAAGAGGAATGGGTTGAGGCATTCTTAAACTCTATGGAGAGTGACTTGAAGAAGAAAGTATACTATACGATAGACGAGACGTTAAGTTACATGTATGGCTCTGCGGAGGTAGTGGGCCTTATGATGATGAAAATACTTAACTTAAGGGACGAAGCTGCATACTATGCTAGAATGTTAGGTAGAGCAATGCAATATCTAAACTTCATTAGAGACGTGAAAGAGGACATGGAAATGGGAAGGCAATACTTACCTGTTAATGAAATGAAGGAATTTAAGGTTTCAAGTCTAGGGGAGTGCAACGAAGCATTCAAGGAATTCATTAGATTTAACTTAAAGAGGTATTTCTCCTTTCAAAAGGAAGCTGAAATAGGATACCAAATGATACCCGTTAGATATTTGATTCCAATTAAGACCGCCGCGGATATGTATAAGTGGACTGGAATGAAAATAATGGCAGACCCTTGCGTGGTAAATAGAATAAAGGTAAAACCCAAAAGGAGAAGAGTTCTAATTAGGGGTTTGTTTAATTTTATAGGTGTGCCAATTTGGAAATTAACATATTTCTACCGCATTTAGCATATGTTGAAATTGATTCAATGATATTTTTCCCTGCCTTGCTAATATCAATCCTTTTCAAGGTCAAAAGATACTATAAATCATTGGCATTCTCTATAGGGATAGTTGCCCCTCTTTACATAGTATGGGACTTCTTAGCTACTCTTAAGGGCTCTTGGAGTTTCAATCCTAAGTGGATCTTAGGTATTCGAATTATTGATCTCCCCATAGAGGAGGTCCTTTTCTTCATTGTTACGCCATTTGCTACCCTTTTAATATACGATTTTGTAATGGCTAAGGTAAGCGACAGGGAACTTAATTGGATTACAAGAAAATTGATGATATTAATAGCTTCGCTTCTTCTCGTAATAGACTTATTTTTGACACGCTTCTCATATACTTTCATAGTATTGATTTATGCGTCATTGTCAATTCTGCTTGTTGAATTCCTTGATCCTGAAATGTTCAGATCCAGGAACTATTGGATATTCCTTGGATTAACATATATTCCTTTCTTAATCTTCGACTATTTCTTGACTTCACTACCGGTGGTCATTTACGGTCCTCATTCAATTTTAGGGATAAGAATATTCACAATCCCAATTGAGGATGCAATATACTCATTTTCGATGATAAATTTCTATACTCTATTTTATAGAAGGGGTGTAAAGCTTTGGAATTCCGCATGATCGAGAACATGTTTTCAAGCGAAGATCCTTCAGTTGTGGAGAAAATATATTCCCTAGATAGGAATTCTATAATAGAATGGATGAGAAAAAGAGAAACAGCACAGATGAAAGTGTTTCAAACGGGTAATGATGATGTAGCTGTAGTGATACCTACGGCTGACGTTGAAAGTCAACGCGCTAAGGAATCAATGAGAATATTCTCCGGAGCTAAGATTGTAATGGTTGAAAGTAAAGGGAATTTCTTTAACTACGCTAGGAGCGTTAACAAAGGGGTGTCGGTAGCTTTAGAGAGCTCACCTCGTTGGGTCGTGATATCTAACGATGATGTTCACGGTATAGACAGCTTTAAGAAATTGAAGGACGAACTTTCAACGTCAAACAAGGGAATGGTTTTAGCTAAACCTTCTAGATACCATTCTTATAAGGTTTCTTTGATTGAGGTGAAACCATACTTCTTGAAGGGAATGTACTTTATTGGAAAGTTTATGAGAATACCCCCTGCAGAAGTTTACGGCTACCTTCAAATGAAATACGGTGCGAAGCTGGGAGTCAAAACCCTTACTATAATAGATTCAATGATAGGATTAATGAAGAACTTTGCTGGAGAAGTGAAAGATTCATTCATTAACGCAGGAAGCTTCATGGTTTTAAATAGAAGGGTGATAAACGGTAAAGTTTTCGATGAAACCTTCATAAATGGTTATGAAGACGTTTACCTTTCAATGAAGATGAGAAATGATATGGAAATCGTGAACTTTAGAATAGACGAGGAAAGGGGAGCTAGCCTAGGTTTCGGTAAGTTGAGATTTTATAGATCCTTCGTTAACGAAATATATCTTAACTATCTCCTTTGGGGATAGTATAATGATGGATAATTTAAGAATTTTATTTTGCAATATCTTCCACATTCTCAGAGAATTATATACATTATAATTGAGACTATGAGCATAATTATTTGAGAAACATCTATTCCTCCTAAAATACTTGATATTGGCCCTTCATAAGGTATTCCATACTGTTTAAGGTTCATGAAAGGTAAACCTAAAATTATAGCAGTGGCAAAAGATAACCATGCTATTTTCCAATCTTTTTTCTTCATTGTGTATGCTATTAATATGCCTATCCAAGGAGAAATCCAATAACCTAGACTACTGAGGAAATTTATCAGAAAGTTTAGAAAATCTTGATAAATGAAGTAAAAAATCACGAACCCTAAAACTCCTGCTATTAAAGTTGCTATCCTCTTATTCGTCTTAACTATAGACGTTAATGCTACTGTATTTGTATAGAGGTTTAACGCATCTGCTGATACAATTCCTAAAATCATTATTGCTACTCCTGCAATGGAATATTTACCTAAAACTCCTAAAACGTCAGCAATTGGCGAAGCCTTTCCTATTGCTAATGCGCTAAGATAACCAATATAACTTAACCAAACGCTCGGAATAGTTACTCCAAAGGATGTGTAAAGTAAAGATTTCTTTAGATTTAAGTTGATTCCTTTACTATAATCACTTGCATAAGGTGACCAGCTTAATATTGCACCGAAGGAAGTTAGGAAAACTAACCAAAAAGATGAAATTGAGCTTCCTGTAGGAGTATGTATACTCTTTGCTGTAACATCAAGTGTTACGAAAATTCCTAAAAGAATTAACAGAACGCTAGCGTAACTCTCAAATTTATGAATGAATGAAGATCCAAAAATTACTACAAATATATCAGTTATTACTATTATTATACCTCCTAATACTATATTATTTGTAAGTACTGAAAGAGCGAATCCTCCTAAGGTTACGTTGACTATAAACCAGCCTAAAGTATTGAGGAAGTTAAGAAATGAGAACGTCTTCCAACCCTTGTTAAACACGTCCTCAGATATCCTTATTTGTTCTTTATTGAATTTAGGCCCCATAGAAGTTGCTATTCCTAAGACTATAGAAGCTGAGAGGTTTCCTAACAAGAGTGAAATTATTGTTAAAAGAGGTGAAAGGCCTAATACTGCCGGTATTAAACCAATTGCATACTTTGCTACTGCAGTATTGGATGAGAACCAAAGCGTTAAGATCGAACGTGGTTTTACAGACATACGAACATGTGTTCCACATATATATTAAAATTATTCTAGGCTAAAATTGATTTATAGCCTATATGTATAAATAATAATGAGGAAGTAATGTTACTTTCAGTTCTTTCTTATTTTTAATCAAGGAAGTTTTTATGCAAAGCGGAATATATCTGACCTCCTGCACGCCCTAAACGGTAGACCCAAAATCACCTCCTTAGTGTAAATAAGCGTTTCTACCAGATGGAAAATTCTCTGTGAATATGTCACTTGAGAACAAGAGAATGAGCAATAGTCTAAACTCTTCCCTCCCCATCATCTCCTTGAATATGCAAGGAGTAGAGCACCAACACGCGAGTCAATCCAATGAGGTGGGGGAGCGGCTGCTAGAGATATAAGTCGTAGGGAAGTTTAAGAAAAAGGAAGTTAGAGACGAGGAATATTTAATGCAATAATGGTTTAAATTGTAAGTAAAGAAGTAATATTATTGTATATCAATTAAAATCTTAATAAAAGAATAATAAAATGTGTTCTAAGTACCTTTATTCTTCACATTGAAGCATAGACTAAGAACTCTCTTCTGTGCTTCGTACTTGAAATGCCTCATGATGGGTTGGAAACCTGTCGATAGTTTTTAAATACTTACTAACATTATTTTTATGTGGACAAGCTAAGATTGGAAATTATTC comes from the Acidianus infernus genome and includes:
- a CDS encoding lycopene cyclase domain-containing protein, producing the protein MEINIFLPHLAYVEIDSMIFFPALLISILFKVKRYYKSLAFSIGIVAPLYIVWDFLATLKGSWSFNPKWILGIRIIDLPIEEVLFFIVTPFATLLIYDFVMAKVSDRELNWITRKLMILIASLLLVIDLFLTRFSYTFIVLIYASLSILLVEFLDPEMFRSRNYWIFLGLTYIPFLIFDYFLTSLPVVIYGPHSILGIRIFTIPIEDAIYSFSMINFYTLFYRRGVKLWNSA
- a CDS encoding phytoene/squalene synthase family protein: MENILNTIFKKSSTTYYNSTLLFPREIRSDVTKLYAFVRVFDDLVDSVPQKVEEFYALRELYYKELDKGSGANVVISNFVELMRRKGFKEEWVEAFLNSMESDLKKKVYYTIDETLSYMYGSAEVVGLMMMKILNLRDEAAYYARMLGRAMQYLNFIRDVKEDMEMGRQYLPVNEMKEFKVSSLGECNEAFKEFIRFNLKRYFSFQKEAEIGYQMIPVRYLIPIKTAADMYKWTGMKIMADPCVVNRIKVKPKRRRVLIRGLFNFIGVPIWKLTYFYRI
- a CDS encoding purine-cytosine permease family protein, whose product is MSVKPRSILTLWFSSNTAVAKYAIGLIPAVLGLSPLLTIISLLLGNLSASIVLGIATSMGPKFNKEQIRISEDVFNKGWKTFSFLNFLNTLGWFIVNVTLGGFALSVLTNNIVLGGIIIVITDIFVVIFGSSFIHKFESYASVLLILLGIFVTLDVTAKSIHTPTGSSISSFWLVFLTSFGAILSWSPYASDYSKGINLNLKKSLLYTSFGVTIPSVWLSYIGYLSALAIGKASPIADVLGVLGKYSIAGVAIMILGIVSADALNLYTNTVALTSIVKTNKRIATLIAGVLGFVIFYFIYQDFLNFLINFLSSLGYWISPWIGILIAYTMKKKDWKIAWLSFATAIILGLPFMNLKQYGIPYEGPISSILGGIDVSQIIMLIVSIIMYIIL
- a CDS encoding sterol desaturase family protein, with the translated sequence MLETLELTLIGVLSFLGMEFLARLLHKYVMHGALWFLHEDHHREKQAELEKNDAFGIIFAGIAILLFVEWLRTGNPLPFAVALGMTAYGAAYVFVHDMIIHDRHLHLRSWGLKHQPFRELILVHDVHHREGRGNWGFLLVIRGIDKIPEEARQKA